CCCAGGCAGACCAACGCATCGGCATCCAGTTCGTCCGCCAGCAGGCTGGCCATGCGCCCGCCCATGGACTTGCCGCCGATGGCCAGCTTGCCCGGAATCTCGGCGCGAAGCTGCGCGTAGACCTGCCGCCAACACTCCAGCAATTGCTTCTGCGGGTTCGGCGGGCGGCGCTTTCCGTCCTCACGGCGCATAGCCATATAGGGGAACTCGAAGCGCACTACCGAGATACCTCTTTCGGCCAAGCGTGCGGCAATGTCGTCCATGAACGGACTGTCCATCGGCGCACCCGCTCCGTGCGCCAGAACCAGCGTCGCTGACCGTTCGCAGCGTGTCAGGTTCCATAGCAGCGACAAAGGACCGCAGGCGCTCGCGACAGGGGTCTCAAGTGGAAATTGATCCGAATCAATATTCCAAGAGGTGCCTTTATCCATCCTTCACTCCGCTAATTTCGAAATTAGTACCTATCCCAAGGGGGAGGGGCGGCATACGCCGTAAGCCGTAAAAAACCTTGCCGGGATGGGCATAGCCCATAACCGTGGATGGAAGCCCATAAATGAGCACAACCAATCAGACCGCTTATAACTACAAGGTGGTCCGCCAGTTCGCCATTATGACAGTGGTGTGGGGGATCGTCGGCATGGCCGTCGGTGTCCTGATCGCTGCTCAATTGGTGTGGCCGGACCTTAACCTCGGCTTACCGTGGACGAGCTTCGGTCGCCTGCGTCCGCTGCATACCAATGCGGTGATCTTCGCCTTCGGCGGCTCCGCACTGTTCGCCACCAGCTACTACTCGGTGCAGCGGACCTGCCAGACCCGTCTTTTCTCCGACACGCTCGCTTCCTTCACCTTCTGGGGTTGGCAGTTGGTGATCCTGTGCGCCGCCATCACGCTGCCGCTGGGCATGACCTCCTCCAAGGAGTACGCCGAGCTGGAATGGCCGATCGACATCCTGATCACCATCGTCTGGGTCTCCTACGCCATCGTCTTCTTCGGCACGCTGATGAAGCGCAAGACCAAGCACATCTACGTGGGCAACTGGTTCTTCGGTGGCTTCATCCTGACCGTGGCGATCCTGCACGTGGTCAACAACATGGAGATCCCGGTCAGCCTGACCAAGTCCTACTCGCTGTACTCGGGCGCCACCGACGCGATGATCCAGTGGTGGTACGGCCACAACGCCGTGGGCTTCTTCCTGACCGCCGGCTTCCTGGGGATGATGTACTACTTCGTACCCAAGCAGGCCGAGCGTCCGGTCTACTCCTACCGCCTGTCCATCGTGCACTTCTGGGCGCTGATCGCCGTCTACATCTGGGCCGGTCCGCACCACCTGCACTACACCGCGCTGCCGGATTGGGCCCAGTCTCTGGGCATGGTGATGTCCCTGATCCTGCTGGCTCCGAGCTGGGGCGGCATGATCAACGGCATGATGACCCTCTCCGGCGCCTGGCATAAGCTGCGCACCGACCCGATCCTGCGCTTCCTGGTGGTGTCCCTGGCCTTCTACGGCATGTCCACCTTCGAAGGCCCGATGATGGCCATCAAGACCGTCAACGCCCTCTCCCACTACACCGACTGGACCATCGGCCACGTACACGCCGGTGCTCTGGGCTGGGTGGCAATGGTCTCCATCGGCTCCCTGTACCACATGATCCCGAAGGTCTTCGGTCGCGAGCAGATGCACAGCGTCGGCCTGATCAACACCCACTTCTGGCTGGCCACCATCGGCACCGTGCTGTACATCGCCTCCATGTGGGTCAACGGCATCACCCAGGGCCTGATGTGGCGTGCAGTGAACTCAGACGGCACCCTCACCTACTCCTTCGTCGAAGCCCTGGCCGCCGGCCACCCCGGCTTCATCGTGCGGATGATCGGTGGTGCCATCTTCCTGCTGGGCATGCTGGTCATGGCCTACAACGTCTGGCGCACCGTCGCTGCCGCCAAGCCGGCTGAAATGCAAGCCGCGGCGCAGATGGCCTGAGGAGACCGACATGAAACACGAAGTACTCGAGAAAAACGTCGGCCTGCTGGCCCTGTGCATGGCCGTCGCCGTCAGCATCGGCGGCCTGACCCAGATCGTTCCGCTGTTCTTCCAGGACGTCACCAACACCCCGGTGGAAGGCATGAAGCCCTACACCGCGCTGCAACTGGAAGGCCGTGACGTGTACATCCGCGAGGGCTGCGTAGGCTGCCACTCGCAGATGATCCGTCCGTTCCGCGCCGAGACCGAGCGCTACGGCCACTACTCCGTCGCCGGCGAAAGCGTCTGGGACCACCCGTTCCTGTGGGGCTCCAAGCGTACCGGCCCGGACCTGGCCCGCGTCGGCGGCCGCTACTCGGACGACTGGCACCGCGCGCACCTGTACAACCCGCGCAACGTGGTGCCGGAATCGAAGATGCCCGCCTACCCCTGGCTGGTCGAGAACAAACTCGACGGCAAGGACACGGCGAAGAAACTGGAAGTGATGCGTGTCATGGGCGTGCCCTACACGGACGACGACATCGCTGGCGCCAGCGACGCTGTCAAAGGCAAGACCGAAATGGACGCGGTGGTCGCGTACCTGCAGGTCCTCGGCACCTCCATCAAGAACAAGCGGTGACAGCATGGATATCGGGACCATTCGCGGCCTCGGCACCGTCATCGTGATGGCGGCCTTCGTCGGCGTACTGCTCTGGGCTTACGGCGGCAAACGCAAGGAGCGCTTCGACGAAGACGCCCTGCTGCCCTTCGCGGATGACCCGGTGGCCAAGCGGCACGCTGAGAAAGAGCAAGCTTCTAGGAGCAACAACGCATGACTACCTTCTGGAGTCTGTACATCACCGTTCTAACAGTCGGCTCGCTGATCGCCCTGCTGTGGCTGGTATTCGCCACCCGCAGCGGACAGTCCTCGAACACCACCGACCAGACCATGGGCCACGCCTTCGACGGCATCGAGGAGTACGACAACCCGCTGCCCAAGTGGTGGTTCCTGCTGTTCGTCGGCACCATCGTGTTCGCCGCCGGCTACCTGGTCCTCTACCCGGGCCTGGGCACCTGGAAAGGCATCCTGCCGGGCTACGACGGCGGCTGGACCCAGGACAAGCAATGGGAGCGCGAAGAAGCACTGGCCAAAGAGAAATATGGCCCGATCTTCGCTAAATACGCCGCCATGCCCGTGGAAGAAGTCGCGAAAGATCCGCAAGCCATGAAAATGGGCGAGCGCCTCTTCGCCACCTACTGCTCCATCTGCCACGGTTCCGACGCCAAGGGCGCTGTCGGCTTCCCGAACCTCACCGACAGTGACTGGCGCTGGGGCGGCGATGCCAAGAGCATCGAAGCCACCATCCTCGGTGGACGTCACGCCGCCATGCCGGCCTGGGGTGACGTGCTGGGCGACAAGGGAGTGCAGGACGTAGCCGCCTTCGTCACCGCCAAACTGGACGGCCGCAAGCTGCCCGAGGGCGTGACCGCGGACAACGTCGACAACGGCAGCAATCTGTTCGCCACCACCTGCGTCGCCTGCCACGGTCCGGAAGGCAAGGGCAACCCGCTGATGGGCGCCCCCGACCTGACTCATCCGGGCGCCTTCATCTACGGCTCCAGCTACGCGCAACTGCAGCAAACCATCCGTCACGGCCGCCAGGGCCAGATGCCGGCGCAGGAACAGTACCTGGGCAAGGACAAGGTGCACATCCTCGCCGCCTACATCTACAACATCTCCGGTCAGGCGAAGTAATTTCCCCTCCCCCACTCGCGCCCGTCATCGGGCGCGAGTTTTCCCGCCTCTAGCGACGAAGTGTCGCACCCTCCCCATCCCCTTTCTTCACACCCTCAGCGTTCGCGTCTAAGCTGGTTTCCATTCGCAAACCTGCAATATGACTAACCTGACCCACGCCCCAGGTTGCTACGAGCGACTCGAAACGAGCGGCGAACAACGGCCGAAAGCGCTCTGAAGCAGGCATCGAACCGGCCTTGGGCCCAGGCCCGGCGCGTTGCATTGCCTATCTGCTTTCTCCATACTTGCCGCCGTTTTTTTGTCCATAAATACTCAAAAACCGTGGAACCTTAGAATGAGCACAGCAATCAGTCCGACTGCTTATAACTATAAGGTCATCCGCCAGTTCGCCATCATGACGGTGGTCTGGGGGATACTTGGAATGGGGCTCGGTGTTTACATCGCCTCACAGTTGGTTTGGCCCCAACTGAACCTGGACCTTCCCTGGACCAGTTTCGGGCGCCTGCGTCCGCTGCACACCAACCTGGTGATCTTCGCCTTCGGCGGCTGTGCTCTGTTCGCCACCTCCTACTACGTCGTACAGCGCACCTGTCAGACTCGCCTGATTTCTGACAGCCTCGCCGCCTTCACCTTCTGGGGTTGGCAAGCCGTGATCGTGCTGGCCGCCATCACCCTGCCGCTGGGCTACACCTCCTCCAAGGAGTACGCCGAACTGGAATGGCCGGTCGATATCCTGCTGGCCATCGTCTGGGTCACCTATGCCGTGGTGTTCTTCGGCACCATCGTCAAGCGCAAGACCAAGCACATCTACGTGGGCAACTGGTTCTACGGCGGCTTCATCCTGGTGACCGCGATGCTGCACATCGTCAATAGCGCGGAAATCCCGGTAACAGCCTTCAAGTCCTACTCGATCTACGCCGGTGCCACCGACGCGATGATCCAGTGGTGGTATGGCCACAACGCCGTGGGCTTCTTCCTCACCACCGGCTTCCTGGGGATGATGTACTACTTCGTGCCGAAACAGGCCGAGCGTCCGATCTACTCCTATCGCCTGTCCATCGTGCACTTCTGGGCGCTGATTACCCTGTACATCTGGGCCGGCCCGCACCACCTGCACTACACCGCGCTGCCGGACTGGGCCCAGTCGCTGGGCATGGTGATGTCCCTGATCCTGCTGGCTCCGAGCTGGGGTGGCATGATCAACGGCATGATGACCCTCTCCGGCGCTTGGCATAAGCTACGCACCGACCCGATCCTGCGCTTCCTGGTGGTGTCCCTGGCCT
This Pseudomonas sp. ATCC 13867 DNA region includes the following protein-coding sequences:
- the ccoN gene encoding cytochrome-c oxidase, cbb3-type subunit I — its product is MSTAISPTAYNYKVIRQFAIMTVVWGILGMGLGVYIASQLVWPQLNLDLPWTSFGRLRPLHTNLVIFAFGGCALFATSYYVVQRTCQTRLISDSLAAFTFWGWQAVIVLAAITLPLGYTSSKEYAELEWPVDILLAIVWVTYAVVFFGTIVKRKTKHIYVGNWFYGGFILVTAMLHIVNSAEIPVTAFKSYSIYAGATDAMIQWWYGHNAVGFFLTTGFLGMMYYFVPKQAERPIYSYRLSIVHFWALITLYIWAGPHHLHYTALPDWAQSLGMVMSLILLAPSWGGMINGMMTLSGAWHKLRTDPILRFLVVSLAFYGMSTFEGPMMAIKTVNSLSHYTDWTIGHVHAGALGWVAMISIGSLYHLIPKVFGREQMHSVGLINAHFWLATIGTVLYIASMWVNGITQGLMWRAVNADGTLTYSFVEALQASHPGFMVRALGGAFFATGMLLMAYNTFRTVRGYKQAEADAAAQIPAVGAH
- the ccoO gene encoding cytochrome-c oxidase, cbb3-type subunit II; this translates as MKHEVLEKNVGLLALCMAVAVSIGGLTQIVPLFFQDVTNTPVEGMKPYTALQLEGRDVYIREGCVGCHSQMIRPFRAETERYGHYSVAGESVWDHPFLWGSKRTGPDLARVGGRYSDDWHRAHLYNPRNVVPESKMPAYPWLVENKLDGKDTAKKLEVMRVMGVPYTDDDIAGASDAVKGKTEMDAVVAYLQVLGTSIKNKR
- a CDS encoding alpha/beta family hydrolase → MDKGTSWNIDSDQFPLETPVASACGPLSLLWNLTRCERSATLVLAHGAGAPMDSPFMDDIAARLAERGISVVRFEFPYMAMRREDGKRRPPNPQKQLLECWRQVYAQLRAEIPGKLAIGGKSMGGRMASLLADELDADALVCLGYPFYAVGKPEKPRVAHLAELETPTLIIQGERDALGDRPTVSGYALSPAIRLHWLAAADHDLKPLKASGLTHEQHLKATAERVAEFLRNLPA
- the ccoP gene encoding cytochrome-c oxidase, cbb3-type subunit III, with protein sequence MTTFWSLYITVLTVGSLIALLWLVFATRSGQSSNTTDQTMGHAFDGIEEYDNPLPKWWFLLFVGTIVFAAGYLVLYPGLGTWKGILPGYDGGWTQDKQWEREEALAKEKYGPIFAKYAAMPVEEVAKDPQAMKMGERLFATYCSICHGSDAKGAVGFPNLTDSDWRWGGDAKSIEATILGGRHAAMPAWGDVLGDKGVQDVAAFVTAKLDGRKLPEGVTADNVDNGSNLFATTCVACHGPEGKGNPLMGAPDLTHPGAFIYGSSYAQLQQTIRHGRQGQMPAQEQYLGKDKVHILAAYIYNISGQAK
- the ccoN gene encoding cytochrome-c oxidase, cbb3-type subunit I is translated as MSTTNQTAYNYKVVRQFAIMTVVWGIVGMAVGVLIAAQLVWPDLNLGLPWTSFGRLRPLHTNAVIFAFGGSALFATSYYSVQRTCQTRLFSDTLASFTFWGWQLVILCAAITLPLGMTSSKEYAELEWPIDILITIVWVSYAIVFFGTLMKRKTKHIYVGNWFFGGFILTVAILHVVNNMEIPVSLTKSYSLYSGATDAMIQWWYGHNAVGFFLTAGFLGMMYYFVPKQAERPVYSYRLSIVHFWALIAVYIWAGPHHLHYTALPDWAQSLGMVMSLILLAPSWGGMINGMMTLSGAWHKLRTDPILRFLVVSLAFYGMSTFEGPMMAIKTVNALSHYTDWTIGHVHAGALGWVAMVSIGSLYHMIPKVFGREQMHSVGLINTHFWLATIGTVLYIASMWVNGITQGLMWRAVNSDGTLTYSFVEALAAGHPGFIVRMIGGAIFLLGMLVMAYNVWRTVAAAKPAEMQAAAQMA
- a CDS encoding CcoQ/FixQ family Cbb3-type cytochrome c oxidase assembly chaperone — translated: MDIGTIRGLGTVIVMAAFVGVLLWAYGGKRKERFDEDALLPFADDPVAKRHAEKEQASRSNNA